The following coding sequences lie in one Anomaloglossus baeobatrachus isolate aAnoBae1 chromosome 7, aAnoBae1.hap1, whole genome shotgun sequence genomic window:
- the LOC142245823 gene encoding tubulin alpha-1A chain-like translates to MRECISVHVGQAGVQMGNACWELYCLEHGIQPDGQMPSDKTIGGGDDSFNTFFSETGAGKHVPRAVFVDLEPTVIDEVRTGTYRQLFHPEQLITGKEDAANNYARGHYTIGKEIIDLVLDRIRKLADQCTGLQGFLIFHSFGGGTGSGFTSLLMERLSVDYGKKSKLEFSIYPAPQISTAVVEPYNSILTTHTTLEHSDCAFMVDNEAIYDICRRNLDIERPTYTNLNRLIGQIVSSITASLRFDGALNVDLTEFQTNLVPYPRIHFPLATYAPVISAEKAYHEQLTVSEITNACFEPANQMVKCDPRHGKYMACCLLYRGDVVPKDVNAAIATIKTKRTIQFVDWCPTGFKVGINYQPPTVVPGGDLAKVQRAVCMLSNTTAIAEAWARLDHKFDLMYAKRAFVHWYVGEGMEEGEFSEAREDMAALEKDYEEVGTDSVEGEGEGEEGEEY, encoded by the exons ATG AGGGAATGTATCTCAGTCCACGTTggccaggctggagtccagatgggCAATGCCTGCTGGGAGTTGTACTGCCTGGAACATGGCATCCAGCCGGACGGGCAGATGCCCAGCGACAAGACCATCGGTGGAGGAGACGACTCCTTCAACACCTTCTTCAGTGAGACGGGAGCTGGTAAACACGTCCCCCGCGCTGTGTTTGTGGACCTGGAGCCCACTGTGATCG ATGAGGTGAGAACTGGAACCTACAGACAACTGTTCCACCCTGAGCAGCTCATCACCGGCAAGGAAGACGCTGCCAATAACTACGCCCGTGGCCATTACACCATTGGCAAAGAGATCATTGACCTGGTGCTGGACAGGATCCGCAAGCTG GCGGATCAGTGCACAGGTCTCCAGGGCTTCCTCATCTTCCACAGTTTCGGTGGTGGCACTGGATCAGGATTCACCTCCCTCTTGATGGAACGTCTCTCCGTTGATTACGGGAAGAAATCCAAGCTGGAGTTCTCCATCTACCCTGCCCCCCAGATCTCCACCGCTGTGGTTGAACCATACAACTCCAtcctcaccacacacaccacactggaGCACTCAGACTGCGCCTTCATGGTGGACAATGAGGCCATCTATGACATCTGCCGCAGGAACCTGGACATTGAGCGTCCGACCTACACCAACCTGAACCGTCTGATCGGTCAGATTGTGTCCTCCATCACAGCCTCCCTCAGGTTTGATGGTGCTCTGAATgtggacttgacagagttccagacCAACCTGGTGCCCTACCCCCGTATCCACTTCCCCCTGGCCACCTATGCCCCCGTCATCtctgcagagaaagcttaccatgaGCAGCTCACTGTATCCGAGATCACCAACGCTTGCTTTGAGCCGGCCAACCAGATGGTGAAATGTGACCCCAGACACGGTAAATACATGGCTTGCTGCCTGCTGTACCGCGGTGATGTGGTACCTAAGGATGTCAATGCCGCCATTGCCACCATCAAGACCAAGCGCACCATCCAGTTTGTGGACTGGTGCCCAACAGGGTTCAAAGTTGGTATCAATTACCAACCACCAACTGTGGTTCCCGGTGGAGACCTGGCCAAGGTGCAGCGTGCGGTGTGCATGCTCAGTAACACCACCGCCATTGCCGAGGCCTGGGCTCGCCTGGACCACAAGTTTGACCTGATGTACGCCAAGCGAGCCTTCGTGCACTGGTATGTGGGTGAGGGCATGGAGGAAGGAGAGTTCTCTGAGGCTCGGGAGGACATGGCCGCCCTGGAGAAGGATTACGAAGAGGTCGGCACCGACAGCGTGgaaggagagggagaaggagaggagggagaggagtattAA